The Rhodobium gokarnense genome includes a region encoding these proteins:
- a CDS encoding Bug family tripartite tricarboxylate transporter substrate binding protein → MKSTVNRRDFIAGSLTLGAVLGTPALVRAATDWPTRPITVAMTAPAGGGTDRGVRPLVSLMKDKLGAPRISIQDMSSAGGVQGTNWVHSQPADGYAWLGSGDQIDTYAMMGRYDYTWRDFDFWMAAGTPATVLVPAASPYKTMEELVADINKRPGEVTCATTPSGTGWSILATYLEKAHDLKFRAANFSGGGPTVRGLLAGETDFAVVGLTPAAAFVKSGELRVLAATVPEDWNTLGVTAPSLLKFFPDDQVMKDTFPWTNANGIALRPDTPDGIKQQVDDAFAAVVDGDEMRQVYEDNAYFFFGLKGHTDSNAFMKKRAEFWGYLLEDVTGLAKVSREKLGITKL, encoded by the coding sequence ATGAAATCAACCGTAAACCGACGCGACTTTATTGCTGGCAGCCTCACCCTGGGTGCGGTGCTGGGCACACCTGCGCTTGTCAGGGCGGCGACGGACTGGCCGACCCGTCCCATCACCGTTGCCATGACCGCACCCGCGGGCGGCGGTACGGATCGCGGCGTCCGCCCGCTCGTCAGCTTGATGAAGGACAAGCTCGGCGCCCCGCGCATCAGCATACAGGACATGTCCAGCGCCGGTGGCGTGCAGGGGACCAACTGGGTGCATTCGCAGCCCGCCGACGGGTATGCCTGGCTGGGGTCGGGCGACCAGATCGACACCTACGCGATGATGGGGCGCTACGACTACACCTGGCGGGATTTCGATTTCTGGATGGCGGCCGGCACGCCGGCGACGGTTCTCGTTCCCGCAGCCTCGCCGTATAAGACAATGGAAGAGCTTGTCGCCGACATCAACAAGCGCCCCGGCGAAGTCACCTGTGCGACCACGCCTTCCGGGACCGGATGGTCCATTCTGGCGACCTACCTGGAAAAGGCCCACGACCTCAAGTTCCGGGCGGCCAATTTCAGCGGCGGCGGACCGACGGTGCGTGGCCTGCTGGCAGGCGAGACGGATTTCGCGGTCGTCGGGCTGACGCCGGCGGCGGCTTTCGTCAAGTCGGGCGAATTGCGGGTGCTGGCCGCCACGGTGCCGGAAGACTGGAACACGCTTGGCGTGACCGCGCCGAGCCTGTTGAAATTCTTCCCCGACGACCAGGTGATGAAGGATACCTTCCCCTGGACCAACGCGAACGGCATTGCGTTGCGCCCCGACACGCCCGATGGCATCAAGCAGCAGGTCGACGACGCTTTCGCGGCGGTCGTGGACGGCGATGAAATGCGGCAGGTCTACGAGGACAACGCTTACTTCTTCTTTGGACTCAAGGGGCATACCGACTCCAACGCGTTCATGAAGAAGCGGGCGGAGTTCTGGGGATATCTTCTGGAAGATGTCACCGGCCTTGCCAAGGTCAGCCGCGAAAAGCTTGGCATCACCAAGCTGTAA
- a CDS encoding 2-hydroxyacid dehydrogenase, with the protein MNTTSPETPGTIKIGMTREFVDSGAQIWDRDVFARVSALPNVVVSPVSSDAAGIVAQDLAEYDILVVRKTGVPETAFTKPDTIRTRLIARFGVGYDHIAMDACTRNGIAVTISPDGVRRPVAGSIVALVMALSHRLREKDLLIRRGDWPQGRVMLGMGLEGRAFASVGFGNIAREAFRLMRPFGMRYLASDPAPDLAAADDLGVEIVDFDTVLREADFLAVNCPLMPSTKHIINAEALARMKPGAYLINTARGQLVDQQALVAALASNRLAGAGLDVFESEPTGADNPLFAFDQVIAAPHSLCWTDECARLTSECVYNAIAAHLDGRPLPHLVNRSLSDVAQ; encoded by the coding sequence GTGAACACGACAAGCCCCGAAACCCCCGGTACGATCAAGATCGGCATGACGCGGGAATTTGTCGACAGCGGCGCCCAGATCTGGGACCGGGACGTTTTCGCGCGGGTTTCAGCACTGCCGAATGTGGTCGTCTCGCCGGTTTCCTCGGATGCGGCGGGCATCGTGGCGCAGGACCTTGCAGAGTACGACATCCTCGTCGTCCGCAAGACCGGCGTTCCCGAAACCGCGTTCACCAAGCCGGACACCATTCGCACGCGCCTGATCGCGCGCTTCGGGGTCGGATACGATCACATCGCGATGGACGCCTGCACCCGCAACGGAATCGCCGTGACGATTTCACCGGACGGGGTTCGCCGTCCGGTCGCCGGCAGCATCGTCGCGCTGGTGATGGCGCTTTCACATCGGTTGCGCGAGAAGGATCTGCTGATCCGTCGCGGCGACTGGCCGCAGGGTCGCGTCATGCTGGGCATGGGCCTTGAGGGCCGCGCATTTGCCTCGGTCGGCTTCGGCAATATCGCGCGCGAGGCTTTCCGCCTGATGCGTCCTTTCGGAATGCGCTATCTGGCCTCGGACCCGGCGCCGGATTTGGCGGCGGCAGATGACCTCGGGGTCGAGATCGTCGACTTCGACACGGTGCTCCGTGAAGCCGATTTCCTGGCCGTCAACTGCCCTTTGATGCCGTCGACGAAACATATCATCAACGCCGAGGCGCTGGCCCGCATGAAACCCGGCGCCTACCTGATCAACACCGCCCGTGGCCAGCTCGTGGACCAGCAGGCTCTCGTCGCGGCGCTGGCCTCGAACCGGCTGGCAGGTGCGGGACTCGACGTTTTCGAGAGCGAGCCGACGGGGGCCGACAATCCGCTGTTCGCCTTTGACCAGGTCATCGCCGCGCCCCATTCCCTGTGCTGGACCGACGAATGCGCGCGTCTGACCAGCGAATGCGTCTACAATGCCATCGCCGCCCATCTCGACGGCCGGCCGCTGCCCCATCTGGTCAACCGCTCTTTGTCCGACGTTGCGCAATGA